The DNA region GGGACGCACACCATCGGCGCCCGGCAGGTCATCGGCAGGTCGTCGGCCCGTCGTCGGCAGGTCATCGGCAGGTCGTCGGCAGGTCATCGGTACGGCCGGGGATAGGTTCGGACCTGCGCCCCCGACGGGCGACCTGGCACCGAGGAGACCCGCATGGACCGCACCGCCCTGCTGCTCACGCGCCTCGACGAGATCGGCAGCGCCCTGGAGCGCAGCGGCCACGGCGTGGCCCTGCTCGCGCTCGGCTCGGTGGGCGTCGAGCTCGACCGGCTGGACGAGTACTCCGACCTCGACTTCTTCGCCGTGGTCGAACCCGGCACCAAGCAGCGCTACATCGACGACCTCGACTGGCTGACCGCCGTCGGCCCGGTCGCGTACTCGTTCCAGAACACTCCCGACGGCCACAAGCTGCTCTTCGCCGACGGGGTGTTCTGCGAGTTCGCGGTGTTCGAGCCCGCGGAGCTCGAGAAGATCGCGTTCGCGCCCGGACGGGTGGTCTGGGCACGGGCCGACGTCGACCCGACGCTCCTGCAGCCGACCGCGACCCGGCAGCCGCCGGCCCTCGACGTCCGATGGCAGCTCGGGGAGGCGCTGACCAACCTCCACATCGGGCTCGGGCGCTTCCGGCGCGGCGAGAAGCTCTCCGCGGCCCGCTTCGTCCAGGGCCTCGCCGTCGACCGCGTCCTGGAGCTGGCGGGCGCGATCGAGCCCGAGGTGCCCGCGCACCGTGACCCGTTCATGAGCGATCGTCGGGTCGAGCAGAGACTGCCCGGGCTGGCGGCGCACCTGCCGACCTTCGTCCAGGGCTACGAGCGCACCCCGGAGTCGGCGGAGGCCATCCTGGTCTTCCTCGATGCGCACTTCGACGTCGACCCCCGGATGAGGGCCGCCATCCTCGAGCTCTGCGAGCCGGCCCCCGGCCGATGAGCACTGTCGCTGCGGGCGATCAGCGCACGTACCGCAGCCGCCCCCGCCGGCCCGTGCACTCGTCGCCGACCCGCATCGGCTCGACCGCACCGGCATCGCGCAGCGGGACCAGCGCGGCGACCACGCGGTCGCGGAGCGTGAACGGGTCGAGGGTGTTCACGTTGATCTTCGTCCCGCCCTCGAACCCGGCGAGGGTCGACACCCGCCACTTGAGCACGATGTGCCAGGGCATCGGCACGTCGACGTCGGGCGGACGGTGCTGCCACTCCTCGTTCGTCGGCACGGCCGTGCCGGTCGCCGCGTGCAGGGCGTGCAGCAGGTCGGACACCGCGCGCACCTCGTCGTCGGTGTGCTCCCACGGCAGGTGCCGATCGCTCGTCGAGTAGACCTCCAGCGAGGGGTAGCGGTGCCCGACGCCGGCCACGGCGACCGCGCGCTCGTTCTCGGCGACGACCAGCCGGTTCGCGACGGCGTGGTCGACGACGAGGTTGAACACCCCCGGCCGGCTGCGCTCCCGGGCCAGGATCTGCTCACCTCGAGGGCCGTGCTCGTCGATCGCCACCAGCTGCTTGTGCAGGTGGTCGAACGATGCGCCGGCCGGCCGGAGCCAGTTCTGGAAGACCGCGACGTACCGCGCGTACGGCTGGGCGGCGTACAGCTCGGCCGCCGCCTGGGCCGTGAAGGCGACGTACCGATGGTGCTCGTCGGGGGTGAGCGTGCCCGAGCCGGCGAGCTCGTCGTCGTA from Cellulomonas sp. KRMCY2 includes:
- a CDS encoding DUF4921 family protein, with the translated sequence MEHLGVPDVPDVAPAALVRLPDGTIKQVSPLTGTVVWTVPGRAHRPFAAPAGERNLLGRARDRYCAFCPDRPLDVPPEKARLVLGADGAPTVLRDVPAEQLKGTVAELRRIPNLFEILAPGYWRANHGYQVPAELVARATAYTATPQGRDHVLAILRRRLPADGLTEQEWAATPEETRLERGVDLFAGTHDVVVARRHFVDGAVYDDELAGSGTLTPDEHHRYVAFTAQAAAELYAAQPYARYVAVFQNWLRPAGASFDHLHKQLVAIDEHGPRGEQILARERSRPGVFNLVVDHAVANRLVVAENERAVAVAGVGHRYPSLEVYSTSDRHLPWEHTDDEVRAVSDLLHALHAATGTAVPTNEEWQHRPPDVDVPMPWHIVLKWRVSTLAGFEGGTKINVNTLDPFTLRDRVVAALVPLRDAGAVEPMRVGDECTGRRGRLRYVR